One region of Epilithonimonas zeae genomic DNA includes:
- a CDS encoding glycosyltransferase, with protein sequence MKKKSILFVADRPDWAYHNLIKTWGDGLKEFDCYVTFEEDFNIRAKSFSFSEKLMTNFINLVKNSDKKFVIDSSSKFSYPKYKIPPVFEVNSGKKVEKTHFDVIFECAFYFQFMSVFPFTSDKKFVGIYTDSFPHEGPSFDEKTKTDLKKLSRQEFFEKYLKPYDGIIVGSSGLYNDYKELTDKITFGNGIYLQEEFVENKNIEEKEGLTIGWTGNPNRPMKGFREVIEPAIEEVNKTGRKVSLKTKFSGPYKDLLTFYSDIDIIVIASEADTGPSLFAEASLSKVPTISTKIGFPKMIIEDGLNGIFVKRDIEEMKNAIIMVYDNRKLLRSFSERIKEDYLKQLDNKISFENLKKLFS encoded by the coding sequence TTGAAAAAAAAGTCAATACTTTTTGTAGCAGACAGACCTGATTGGGCTTACCATAACCTCATCAAAACCTGGGGCGATGGATTGAAAGAATTCGATTGTTATGTAACCTTCGAAGAGGATTTTAACATCAGAGCCAAAAGCTTTTCTTTTTCCGAAAAGCTAATGACCAACTTCATTAATCTTGTCAAAAACAGTGATAAGAAATTTGTTATCGATTCATCATCAAAATTTTCTTATCCAAAATATAAAATACCGCCGGTTTTTGAAGTAAACTCTGGAAAAAAAGTAGAAAAAACACATTTTGATGTGATTTTCGAATGTGCTTTCTATTTTCAGTTTATGTCGGTTTTTCCATTTACTTCAGATAAGAAATTTGTAGGAATTTACACCGATTCTTTTCCCCACGAAGGTCCAAGCTTTGATGAAAAGACAAAAACCGACCTTAAAAAATTGTCACGCCAAGAGTTTTTTGAAAAATATTTGAAACCTTATGATGGCATTATCGTTGGTAGTTCAGGTTTATATAATGATTATAAAGAACTGACAGATAAAATCACGTTTGGAAATGGAATTTATCTTCAGGAAGAATTTGTAGAAAATAAAAATATCGAAGAAAAAGAAGGCTTGACAATCGGCTGGACTGGAAACCCAAATCGTCCTATGAAAGGTTTCCGGGAAGTGATAGAACCGGCGATTGAAGAAGTCAATAAAACAGGCAGAAAGGTTTCTCTGAAAACAAAATTTTCTGGCCCATACAAAGATTTACTGACTTTCTACAGTGATATAGATATTATCGTAATTGCATCAGAAGCAGACACAGGTCCTTCTCTTTTCGCTGAAGCCAGTTTATCAAAAGTCCCAACCATTTCAACGAAAATCGGTTTTCCAAAAATGATTATAGAGGACGGTTTAAACGGTATTTTTGTAAAAAGAGATATTGAAGAAATGAAAAATGCGATTATCATGGTTTATGATAATCGTAAACTTTTGAGATCTTTCTCGGAAAGGATTAAAGAAGATTATCTTAAACAGTTGGATAATAAAATTTCTTTTGAGAATTTAAAAAAATTATTTAGTTAA